The genomic stretch GTAGCTGAAGTACCTTGGGTATTCGACAATTTCCTTGAGTGGCTTCTTCATGGTTCTTAAGaggaaatcaagctttggtttCAGAACCATTTCAATGCTATAGCCCAGTATGGGAGAAAATCTACAGATCATGGAGCATACTTCCCTCTTAGACAGCCCAACCCTCATAAGAAAGATCAGCCTGCAATGCATCAGAAATCAAGATGAGCAGATATCCCACCAACTGCTAAGAAAGCTTTGGTTTCAGAACCATCTCAAtgttgtagcagtgcactgtagcactgtagcagtactataGTACTCGGTAcatctgagtgtaccgctcgatatacctgggtgtaccgctcgatataccatACCGTATCGATACCGAGCTCAGATCGAaataccgatacggtacggtattacgaaccttatACGAAAGAATGAATAAATATGTTAAAACTCACATCTAGGTGGAAGTATTCGTCGCTATACCTGGGAAGTAGACAATCCAAAAGTAGCATTTCTGGATATTTTCTGACAACCCGAAGAAGACAATCTCTTGAGACACCAAAATCAACAAGGAAATTGACTTTCTTTCTCAAGGTGTTCTCAACACTAGAATCAAATATTTCCGGACAGCGACATAAAATCCTACCAATGGTTTTGTTATCAAATTAGCTAACACAAATTAAAGCATGAATCTAAATTTTAGGTAAGTCAATATAATTTAATTGATGTTTTGAAGAATCTGGTACGTTATTAATGCTAATGCAGCACAACAAGCAATGTACAGAACCACGTTATTAATGCTAATGCAGCATATGCTATGTTATTAATGCCAATGCAACAGAACTACGAACATTAACCGATGTACAGTATCCATATTAATGCTTCATAGATAAGCAACAGAAaaccatatatttttttaaaaaaattagcaatTATACAAAAAATCAATTTGATACCTCTTGAAATTGTTTAGGTTTCTTCAGTAGGAGCTGTGGGCTAGAGGTAGGTAATAACTGGAACCAGCATCTTCTTCTTAACACCAAATTCATTAAATTGCTCCACCATTGACTTCATCTTTGTAGCCGAACAACCCAATATATGTGGCCAACTCCTGATTGCGAGGTCGACACTTGATTTTAGAACCTGAAGTAAAGTAATATCAGGTTTTGTTAAATATATAAACACTCCAAGAATATGAACCAACAAACCACCTATACAATGAAtatatttcaaaattcatgacttttgCATCAGATGAATAAGAATAATAAAGTTGGTCAGAAAGTTACATGAACCTCATCAATCAAGGTGGCAACTTTTGAGTAGGAGATTCCACTTAATATATGGTGCATGACTTTGCAAATGTTATATACCAAAAGTAGTAGAATTGACTAACTAAAAATGATAGGTGGGAATGACAATAGTACAGTTGAAATGCCTGCTTCAGGAACACCAACAAGTTCAAGAAAGCCAACCGACGGTTTAAAATGGTCTTCCACAGAGCACAAAAGAAGAAGCTTTGGAAATGATTCGACCAGATAGGGAAATGAGGCATCTTTGTGACCTAACATACTTAGACCTCCATCCATGTCTTGTCTTGCCTCCATCTGCATGAAATATTTGTCACGAATGCTATAATGCATTCAATACAACAAAGATGTACAATGCACCAACCCAGATAAGTAAGAAAGTAACATTTAATGTTACACACTTTTTCAGAAAAAGGACAAAGTGCTCTGAACATCCTCATCCGCAGAATCGATAGGTACATCATCATTCGTCTAGCATTTCTTCCGATAAGTGCCTCATTAATACTGCTTGGAAACAAAATTCCACTCACAAAATTGACCTACACAAGCAAATCCACAAAAAGGACGTGTGTGGTTAAATTCATAAACATTAGAGAAATAATGGTGTAATCAAATCGCTACTAACATTAGAGAAATAATGTCGATCTCCCTGCCATAAGCAGGAAGAGATAACTGCGAGTTGCCACTCCAAAACCAGAAGTCGTTAGATGGTCGAGACGCGAGCATGAAAGGTAAGTTACCCCAAAGCTAattgatgtcttcttcttcttcttcttcggcagcagcaacagcagcaaaagCAGCATCAGCATCGACTAGGTTTGTGTCGAAGGTGCAGGAATGCTTGATGTAGTTTATATAATTGCCTCGGCCATCTCtgatggaaaaaattggaaagtgttCGATCATGGGCCAGTCTGCGCCATTTTGGAGGCATCTGACGAGTTGTTGGGTGGTTCCAATTACGTCCAGTCTCTGGAGCGTAGTGAATGATTGTTGCGCCAACCACTCTGGTAAATGATTGTTGCGACGCCCAAACAGGCCCAAATTCAAGACCTCCAGTGCAGGGAGATCAGCAACAATCTCCAGATCTGATTCACCAGTTATACTCAGTTCTTTTACAGAAGGGAAACCTCTGATGGACTTGAGAGCACACACATCGGCCAGAAACAATGTGGTTAAGCAGGTTGCCTGTCGGATCAGGCCTTCCGGTAGAGACTTCAACTTGGGGCAATTATAGAGGACCAATTTGTCGAGGCGACGCATAGCAAAACCTTCCGCTACCCAATCCCACACTTCCATGTTAGTCATATTCCAGAGGTCCAGCTGCCTTAGTTTCGGAAACAACGGAGgaggagaagtagaagaagaagaagaagaagaagaagggcgctTTGAATTCCGTTCCCGTTCATgaccagtagcagcagcagcttcaCACCCAAAAAATTCCGGTCCGATGGTGGTCACTGCACGTGCACCTCCTATTTCAAGGAACTCCAAACTGGGGAGCTTTCCTAGCGGTGGAAGCAGAGGCCAATCATTGCAGTCAATTAGTTCCAAGCGTCTTATGTTTGGAAGAAGCGAACTGATGCTTGCAGACGCCATCCAGCTTGGGTACCGGAGGCCGAAGAAATTGTCTAACCTGAGCGAAACAACAGATGATGGTGGATGAAGTGCCACATCCAACACCTTCTCGATTCTTTCAATCTCTTCCTCCCTGTAACCATCGGATGTCGATCTGCGTGAGCAATGTAAATATAGATTCTTCAGTTTTTGGTTACCCTTTAATACACTTGTACCCCTTCCTGATTCAGCTTCAATCCACGCCCTCTCCAACCTGTTAATGGAGAGGTATCTGAGCTCATGGAGGCTGCCTAATTCTTCCAATGGGCACGAACCAGTAGCCGTGTTCACCACGAATCCTCCGAGTTCATTGAGGAGCTTCAACCTTCCTATTCCACATGGTAAGCTCTCCAGGGGTGTAAGTTCACAATTGATTGTTCTTAGATTGACTAGCCTAACTATACCCTGGGGGATATGTGTCAACTTCGTACATCGTCTGAGGATCAAAAACTGCAAATTCGTCAGATTGCATATGCTTTCTGGAAGCTCCATTATATCGGTATAAGACACATTCAAGTATCTCAAGTGTATCAAATTTCCAATGTAGTGCGGTAGAATCTCGATTTTTGTGTCCACAAGATTGCCTGTAAAATGGAGGACTCTAAGTCGCACGAGGTTCTTCAAGCAATCATCTATATCCTTCACATGGCCCCTTGCTATCTTCACCAACAATGTCCTCACCGACTCATGCTGCTTGGTCAAACTGACGATATGCTGGATGTCCGTGGTTTCAGTGGGCACAATCGACAACCGACGCAGCTTCATCGGGATGGCACCACTTCTCCACTCGTTTTGTACGTCACTAACGAACAAGATCTCATCTCTCGATAGGAAATGGCCGAGCGATCGCAGCAGATCATGCATCTTGGAATACTCAAAGTAGTCGTCCAGACTGTAACGTTGCCGTTGTAAAAGGCTCCTATGAAGCAGCTCTCTATAATATTGCTCCCCTGTTTCCTCCAAGCTGACATCTCCTCGTGCTTCGACAAACCCCTCGGCTATCCATAATCTGACGATTTCAGGCCTGTCAAACAAATAGTCTTCGGGGAACAAGGCACAGTAGAGAAAGCATTGCTTGAGATGGGACGGCAAGTCTTGGTAGCTCAGATTCAGTGCTCCGTGCACACCTTCGGGAAGCCCGGTCCGTGACCATGCGGCGCTGCGGAGAACTTCCTCCCACGCACTTCTGTTGAGTCCTCTGGAGCAGAGGACCCCTCCGATGGTCTTGATGGCCAGGGGAAGCCCTCCGCATTTGTCAACAATCTTCATGCCTGTGTCCTTGAGATCTTGGGCATCCCTTTCCTCGTCTGCATTCATCGTCGCCTTCTTGCACAGGAGGGACCAGCCATCCTCCGGAGGCAGCAGCTTCATCTCGTGGACGTGGGCCGCCTTCATTTGCCTCGCGATCCCTGCGTTTCTGGTGGTCACCAGCACCCTGCTGCCTGCTGCTCCTCCCTGCAAAGGATTGCGGAGCAAGTCGTCCCAGATCTGAGCATCCCAAACATCATCCAACACCAGCAAGAACTTGTTCCCTCTCAGTAGACCCGCCACCAAGGGCTCCAGCAGACTCCTGCTCTGTTCTCTATTATATTTTCCACCAGCACCTTCGATGATATTTCCGAGAAGATCCGTCTCGCTGAACTCTTGGGACACGCACACCCAGATGGTGGTGCGGAAGCTGGCTTTGATTTTACCATCATTGAACACCTTCTGGGCGAAGGTGGTCTTTCCGATGCCGCCGATCCCCACAATTGCCAGCACCACCACGTTCTTACTCAGATCTTGCTTTGTCAGCTGCTCCACCAGTGCCTTGGAGTCCTCCTCCAGTCGCTCGCCAACCATGTCAGACTCCATCACCGGGGAAGTTATGCGACTAACTCGAGGAACCACCCTTGGTTCCGCCGCAGACACATGGAGTTGCAACTTGGACCTTCGGGCCGAGATCTCTTCCAGCCGATCGTTGAGATCCTTGATTTTGACGCCCACCGCATGTCTGAACTTGACCTCGCGAAAGCAAGCACAGATGGGAAATCCGCACAAGGTGGACGGCCTCGGATCGGACGCACGAGGAGTCCACTTCTCGGCCTCCATCCGGCACTCGTCGAGGACGTCGTCGGCGTCGTACATGACATCCGTGAGCTCCATCAGCCAGTCGTTGACGCTCTCGTTCTCGATCCGCTGCTTCTCGGCGTCGCGAAGGACAGAGTGGATGTTGCGGAGATAGCGTTGGAGCTTTTGGATCTCCCCGGGAACGCCCAACAGCAAGTCCACCTCCGCTTTAGCCATGTCCGTCAACGTACCGACCAGCCCGGAGATGAAGGCATCAAGCACAACGGCCATCTTTGATCACAGAGTGAAGGAATCATCAAGCACAatgtacctctctctctctttaaagaCAAAGGTTGGTGGAAGTCATAGCGGCATaaactatatatttttattttctaaaagaaaacTTAAAAAATCATAGGCTTCATTATATGATGAATGTGTGAaaccattttgaaaaaaaaaattcaaaaaaaaaacatattatattattaaaaagaagcctcaaaattaaacaaaaacaaaaccatcACCAAAATCAAAGGCCATGTGGTGACCGAGaatcaaaaagataaaaatataaaccaAACCCATTCTTATTCTTGCACAGAAATCAAAAAGTCAACTAAAGTATGAGTGTGTTTTATATTCAAATCCAACTTTGATTGTACCGACGCACGtcttttgttagtttggcaagtcccatagtcccacatcgggaaaattagacttgttgtctcgtcttggaactataaataagggcctgagctttgatgttagacacactacgagaagtaccacagacaccacaagaagtacagcaggcatcacaagaaaacttgcttatggtttgaagtcttcttgtttaggaagctgaaggtgttttatggcctaggaacatcttcctaaggcatttgtaagtgtccctctttttatagtagtgatttgctcctccttcgtccgtggatgtaggtcaattgaccgaaccacgtatatctggtgttctggtgttcttgtcgcttttattctttccactttattgtctttgttgtgttgccaaaattaccctttggtaaatattctggggctagctctaacaaactggtatcagagcctggttttgggatcttttggcaacgatgacaataacaaagattgttgtcgagaaattcgacagaaatgtcaacttcggcatgtggcaactcaagatggaggccattctggttcaagacggagttgatttggcacttcagggtgctgagaacattccagatggtacgtcaaaggaagatcttgcgggtatggataagaatgcccgatccagcatcattctaaacctctctgacgaggttttacgggaggtagctacggagactacggctaagagcatgtgggacaagcttaaagctttgtacatgaagaggacagtggagaatcgtctctacttgaagcagagactgtatatgcttcggatggttgaaggtacatctatactctcgcatcttgataagtttgattctttggttatggatttggagaatatagatgcaaaaattgatgatgaggataaggctttgttgctcttgtgttctcttccccaatcttttaagcatttccgtgatactttgatttatggaaaagaaacagtttcgtatcaggaaattaaatctgcactaaaatataaggagcaaatagacagagatatcactggggaaagtagaggaaatcaggctgagggtctggttgtcagggataaaatggataaaagagaatttgacagtagtagatctaaatctagatctaaatccagacatagaaatttggaatgcagatattgtcataaaatggggcacattaaatctgattgctttaaattgaaaaataaattaaagcaaaaggaaaaatttgttgagaaaactattgaatccgctgaagctagtgtagcatctgatgagaattttggaaatattttctttgctactgatgacaggacaaagtctaaaaatgaatgaattttagattcaggttgttcttatcacatgtgtcccaatagggatttgttttccacatatgaatcttgtaatggtggaattgttttgatgggcaataatgctgcatgtgatgttgttggtagaggaacaatccgaattaaaatgcatgatggtattgtgaggacgctcactaatgttagacatgttcctgatttgaaaaagaatctcatctctttaggcaccctagaggcccttgggtgtaaatacacagctgaaggtgg from Musa acuminata AAA Group cultivar baxijiao chromosome BXJ1-3, Cavendish_Baxijiao_AAA, whole genome shotgun sequence encodes the following:
- the LOC135633259 gene encoding disease resistance protein RGA2-like; its protein translation is MAVVLDAFISGLVGTLTDMAKAEVDLLLGVPGEIQKLQRYLRNIHSVLRDAEKQRIENESVNDWLMELTDVMYDADDVLDECRMEAEKWTPRASDPRPSTLCGFPICACFREVKFRHAVGVKIKDLNDRLEEISARRSKLQLHVSAAEPRVVPRVSRITSPVMESDMVGERLEEDSKALVEQLTKQDLSKNVVVLAIVGIGGIGKTTFAQKVFNDGKIKASFRTTIWVCVSQEFSETDLLGNIIEGAGGKYNREQSRSLLEPLVAGLLRGNKFLLVLDDVWDAQIWDDLLRNPLQGGAAGSRVLVTTRNAGIARQMKAAHVHEMKLLPPEDGWSLLCKKATMNADEERDAQDLKDTGMKIVDKCGGLPLAIKTIGGVLCSRGLNRSAWEEVLRSAAWSRTGLPEGVHGALNLSYQDLPSHLKQCFLYCALFPEDYLFDRPEIVRLWIAEGFVEARGDVSLEETGEQYYRELLHRSLLQRQRYSLDDYFEYSKMHDLLRSLGHFLSRDEILFVSDVQNEWRSGAIPMKLRRLSIVPTETTDIQHIVSLTKQHESVRTLLVKIARGHVKDIDDCLKNLVRLRVLHFTGNLVDTKIEILPHYIGNLIHLRYLNVSYTDIMELPESICNLTNLQFLILRRCTKLTHIPQGIVRLVNLRTINCELTPLESLPCGIGRLKLLNELGGFVVNTATGSCPLEELGSLHELRYLSINRLERAWIEAESGRGTSVLKGNQKLKNLYLHCSRRSTSDGYREEEIERIEKVLDVALHPPSSVVSLRLDNFFGLRYPSWMASASISSLLPNIRRLELIDCNDWPLLPPLGKLPSLEFLEIGGARAVTTIGPEFFGCEAAAATGHERERNSKRPSSSSSSSSTSPPPLFPKLRQLDLWNMTNMEVWDWVAEGFAMRRLDKLVLYNCPKLKSLPEGLIRQATCLTTLFLADVCALKSIRGFPSVKELSITGESDLEIVADLPALEVLNLGLFGRRNNHLPEWLAQQSFTTLQRLDVIGTTQQLVRCLQNGADWPMIEHFPIFSIRDGRGNYINYIKHSCTFDTNLVDADAAFAAVAAAEEEEEEDIN